A genomic stretch from Brassica napus cultivar Da-Ae unplaced genomic scaffold, Da-Ae ScsIHWf_2134;HRSCAF=2786, whole genome shotgun sequence includes:
- the LOC125600145 gene encoding NAD(P)H-quinone oxidoreductase subunit K, chloroplastic — translation MNSIKFPVLDRTTKNSVISTTLNDLSNWSRLSSLWPLLYGTSCCFIEFASLIGSRFDFDRYGLVPRSSPRQADLILTAGTVTMKMAPSLVRLYEQMPEPKYVIAMGACTITGGMFSTDSYSTVRGVDKLIPVDVYLPGCPPKPEAVIDAITKLRKKIAREIYKDRIRPQRGNRCFTTNHKFFVVRSTQTGNYDQELLYPPSSTSEISTETFFKYKSPVSSHELVN, via the coding sequence ATGAATTCCATTAAGTTTCCCGTACTTGATCGAACAACAAAAAACTCAGTTATTTCAACTACGTTAAATGATCTTTCAAATTGGTCAAGACTTTCCAGCCTATGGCCGCTTCTTTATGGTACCAGTTGTTGTTTTATTGAATTTGCCTCATTAATAGGCTCCCGATTTGACTTTGATCGTTATGGGCTAGTACCAAGATCAAGTCCTAGACAGGCGGACCTTATTTTAACAGCAGGTACAGTAACAATGAAAATGGCTCCTTCTTTAGTGAGATTATATGAACAAATGCCTGAACCAAAGTATGTTATTGCTATGGGAGCGTGTACAATTACAGGGGGGATGTTCAGTACCGATTCTTATAGTACTGTTCGAGGGGTTGATAAGCTAATTCCTGTAGATGTCTATTTGCCGGGTTGTCCACCTAAACCAGAGGCTGTTATAGACGCTATAACAAAGCTTCGTAAGAAAATAGCTAGAGAAATCTATAAGGATCGAATTAGACCTCAACGGGGTAATCGGTGTTTTACTACCAATCACAAGTTTTTTGTTGTACGCAGTACACAGACTGGAAATTATGATCAAGAATTACTCTATCCACCATCATCTACTTCAGAGATCTCTactgaaacattttttaaatacaaaagccCAGTATCTTCCCACGAATTAGTGAATTAG
- the LOC125600146 gene encoding ATP synthase subunit beta, chloroplastic-like, producing the protein MRINPTTSDPAVSIREKNNLGRIAQIIGPVLDVAFPPGKMPNIYNALVVKGRDTLGQEINVTCEVQQLLGNNRVRAVAMSATEGLKRGMDVVDMGNPLSVPVGGATLGRIFNVLGEPVDNLGPVDTLTTSPIHKSAPAFIDLDTTLSIFETGIKVVDLLAPYRRGGKIGLFGGAGVGKTVLIMELINNIAKAHGGVSVFGGVGERTREGNDLYMEMKESGVINELNLADSKVALVYGQMNEPPGARMRVGLTALTMAEYFRDVNEQDVLLFIDNIFRFVQAGSEVSALLGRMPSAVGYQPTLSTEMGSLQERITSTKKGSITSIQAVYVPADDLTDPAPATTFAHLDATTVLSRGLAAKGIYPAVDPLDSTSTMLQPRIVGEEHYETAQQVKQTLQRYKELQDIIAILGLDELSEEDRLTVARARKIERFLSQPFFVAEVFTGSPGKYVGLAETIRGFNLILSGEFDSLPEQAFYLVGNIDEATAKATNLEMEKVKEIILSTNSGQIGVLPNHAPIATAVDIGILKIRLNNQWLTMALMGGFARIGNNEITILVNDAEKNSDIDPQEAQQTLEIAEANLRKAEGKRQTIEANLALRRARTRVEALNTI; encoded by the exons atgagaaTAAATCCTACTACTTCGGATCCAGCGGTTTCAATACGTGAAAAAAACAACCTGGGACGTATTGCCCAAATCATTGGTCCGGTACTGGATGTAGCCTTTCCCCCGGGCAAGATGCCTAATATTTACAATGCTCTGGTGGTTAAGGGTCGAGATACGCTTGGTCAAGAAATTAATGTGACTTGTGAAGTACAGCAATTATTAGGAAACAACCGAGTTAGAGCTGTAGCTATGAGCGCGACCGAGGGTTTAAAGAGAGGGATGGACGTGGTTGATATGGGAAATCCTCTAAGTGTTCCAGTCGGCGGAGCGACTCTAGGACGAATTTTCAATGTACTTGGGGAACCTGTTGATAATTTAGGTCCTGTCGATACTCTCACAACATCTCCTATCCATAAATCCGCGCCTGCTTTTATAGACTTAGATACAACCTTATCTATTTTTGAAACAGGAATTAAAGTAGTAGATCTTTTGGCCCCTTATCGTCGTGGGGGAAAAATCGGACTATTCGGTGGGGCTGGCGTGGGTAAAACAGTACTAATTATGGAATTGATCAACAACATTGCCAAAGCTCATGGTGGTGTATCCGTATTTGGTGGAGTAGGCGAACGAACTCGTGAAGGAAATGATCTTTACATGGAAATGAAAGAATCTGGAGTCATTAATGAACTAAACCTTGCGGACTCCAAAGTAGCCCTAGTCTACGGTCAGATGAATGAACCGCCGGGAGCTCGTATGAGAGTTGGTCTGACTGCCTTAACTATGGCAGAATATTTCCGAGATGTTAATGAGCAAGACGTACTTCTATTTATCGACAATATCTTCCGTTTTGTACAAGCAGGATCCGAGGTATCCGCTTTATTGGGTAGAATGCCTTCTGCTGTGGGTTACCAACCCACCCTTAGTACCGAAATGGGTTCTTTACAAGAAAGAATTACTTCTACGAAAAAAGGGTCCATAACCTCTATTCAAGCAGTTTATGTACCTGCAGACGATTTGACTGACCCTGCTCCTGCCACCACATTTGCACATTTAGATGCGACTACCGTACTATCAAGAGGATTAGCTGCTAAAGGTATCTATCCAGCGGTAGATCCTTTAGATTCAACGTCAACTATGCTACAACCTCGAATCGTTGGCGAGGAACATTATGAAACTGCGCAACaagtaaagcaaactttacaacGTTACAAGGAGCTTCAGGACATTATAGCTATCCTGGGGTTGGACGAATTATCCGAAGAGGATCGCTTAACCGTCGCAAGAGCACGAAAGATTGAGCGTTTCTTATCACAACCTTTTTTCGTAGCAGAAGTATTTACAGGTTCTCCGGGAAAATATGTTGGGCTAGCGGAAACAATTAGAGGGTTTAATTTGATCCTTTCCGGAGAATTTGATTCTCTTCCTGAACAGGCCTTTTACTTAGTGGGTAACATCGATGAAGCTACTGCGAAGGCTACGAACTTAGAAATGGAGA AAGTAAAAGAAATCATTTTATCTACTAATAGTGGACAAATTGGCGTATTACCAAATCACGCGCCGATTGCCACAGCTGTTGATATAGGTATTTTGAAAATACGCCTTAATAACCAATGGTTAACAATGGCTCTGATGGGCGGTTTTGCTAGAATAGGCAATAATGAAATTACTATTTTAGTAAATGATGCAGAGAAGAATAGTGACATTGATCCACAAGAAGCTCAGCAAACTCTTGAAATAGCAGAGGCGAACTTGAGAAAAGCTGAAGGCAAGAGACAAACAATTGAGGCTAATCTAGCTCTCAGACGAGCTCGGACACGCGTCGAGGCTCTCAATACGATTTGA